CCGGTGGGCCTGTTCGACCAGCTCTTCCGGATGGCTCGCCCCTTCCAGGAAAGATCCGTTGGATTTGCACCAGAGGGGAGCGTAAGGTGCCAGGGGCATCTCACTCGACCTCACTCAACCTGGCCTTCCAGGAACCAGCGGCGCCGGAAGCGATCGAAGTAGATCCAGAACACGTCTCCATGCTGCATCTTCACGAAGTAGTACTCGCGCTCCACCGTGCGCCGCCACCATCCCCCGGAGAGGATGTACGGCCCGAGGAAATCGCGCACCGGCCCGAATTCCAGGCCGCGCAGCAGCCAGCCGTCAGGCTCGTGGCGAGAGCGATGGGGAAGCGCCACGGGCTTGTCGAAGATGCGACGGATGAGGGACCGTTCGGCGCCGGCCTCCGGAGCACCACGTTCGGGAAACGACTCGAGTGGCGACCACTCGAATC
The Vicinamibacteria bacterium genome window above contains:
- a CDS encoding DNA polymerase Y family protein encodes the protein LLDDRSALGETLRPDAPTLNGPLLVGLVRLRLETLSLDAGVVELTVSAEVAPKTHEQLSLVAERPRRDPSSCNRAFARLRAEFGESAVVRAALKDGHLPASRFEWSPLESFPERGAPEAGAERSLIRRIFDKPVALPHRSRHEPDGWLLRGLEFGPVRDFLGPYILSGGWWRRTVEREYYFVKMQHGDVFWIYFDRFRRRWFLEGQVE